The segment TGTTTGGCTGAGGTCTTTAGGAGAATGTCTTGTGTTGTGTTACGTCACCTGTGTGACAGGTGGAGCTCAGTGTGGAGAGGAGCACTTTCCACCTGCTGGTTGATGGGAACCGTGTGACTGATGGAGATCTGCCCAACAACGAGGGATCATCTTTAAACCTGCACAACACCGTGTACCTGGGAGGTGATCCCAGGAGCAAAACCACAAAAGTCTGTATCACACCTCAGTCGCCTGTCACATGATGTCACATATTTTCCCCTGTTTGTGTACATAATGATTCTCATCTCTTCTGTCTTCCTGTCCTCCCCTTTAGGGACATAACATCCCCACCAACAGTGTTATTGGTTGTATACGGGATTTCAGAATGAATAACGTAGTTATCGGGGAGCCTGAGGAAAGCCACAAAATATTACCCTGCATGGACGGGCTCACAGAGATGGGGACATACCTCGGCGGCGGTCACATCATCTTGGGTTTGACTACTTCCATGGATACTGGAGTATTTTCCTGTTGTAACATATGAGTCACAACAATCACTGACCTCAAGTCTCACATGAGATATTTCTGTTCTAGATAATTACTTCTCATTTGGCTCCCCGTTTGCGCTGGCTTTCGAGCTGCGGCCTCAGTACCTGACAGGTCTTCTCTTCCATGTTCAGAGTCACAAGGCCAGCTTTAATGTGTTCTTAATGGAGAACAAGGTGAATGAACAGCTGAGGAGGCAGCAATTCAAAAGAAAAACTGCATTCAATGACTAGAACATTATGTTAAGAGACTGTAATCTTGTTTCCAGGTGGGTGTTGAAGTGAATGACGGTGAGGAGGCTGTCAGTGTCTCAGTAACTCCTCCTGAGAACCTCTGTGATGGAAAATTTCACATGGTTACAGGTACGGCTTCTCATGCTGACAACGTTACACAAAACTGATGATCAGTGAGTTGCTATAAATTTTAAATTCTCATGCTAATTTCCTCCAGTGTCCAAACAACGTGATGTTATCGAACTGGCAGTGGACTCCATGTCTGAGCAGAGATACATTCCCTTCACATCCACCTCAACAACACTGGAGACACTTTACATCGGAGGTAAATCCATCCGACATTTCACAGAATATCTCTatcagcttttttctttttatgcctCAACGCTGGCGACAGCAGTGGCTACCTATCCTCGTTTATTCATGGCTTTTCTAGTTCATGTaaatgtagaataagcatataattttaTTGTAGATTGCCACTGACTattttgcaaaaaaagaaaagaaagacagaaatgggtttgcatttttgagggcatatatagcaaatggcaccccTTCTAATTTaagaatgaatgaaatgtgaatttatgtccaaaaagtaaaaaaaaaaaaattagaagcTGGCCTTGACATCTGTACCACAGAGGAGACTGAACGATCTATCAGAATCTGGATGTTTTATACTGCAGTGACTTGATTGTAGATGAGGTTCAGGTGTGcaggttcagcagctgctggtaGCTACTCAGGAGGATTGGCAGGAGGAGGGGACCAGAGGGCCAcgcccagcaaacacacagggacaggctgaatccaaatgtccaccctctggacctgcagactgagccctcgtGGGCTTCAGTTGTACGTAGTGTGAcgtatttactgtcatcacgAGACTGCAAGTGTctgatagacagccctcgaGACTATTATACTCATATttatatatgtcatataagttgatgaacagtgctgaactcatctgttcctgcagataacaagatttAAATCCCACGTATGTATGGGTATTTACTTACATTaagggtgcattcacaccaggatagtccgggggactcggTTCAATTGGACGGGGAATGCTGAAatatttcacaccttcatttggttcggttcactttcacactgcactttttaaagcggaccaaaccacctggacaatgtcacgcagttacaacagctgctcgtctGGGGGCGGTCTTGCCCAAAACAACCACTGACTAGGAAGAAAAAGGAATGAGGAAGATGAAAACCCGGCTcgtcgattggccaggaccgaaaacggaaatccatcccctttagccagcttggtcaccacaaaaataATGGAGCAACACCAAATCTATGCAGTCATGGGGTTTCTGATTTTACTTTGGTGTTCAAACCACGAGACATTtcccaactttttctttttttttatctctgcttctcctggttcgcgctgttggctttgttggtttttttctacccaaaatgcactgtgctctatgtcacttcctctctttggttcactgaATAGTCCGTTTGCacttcccactgtaagcgaaccacACCAGgattcacttgcaagtgaactgagacccccagttttcaagcggaccagggttgctcgtttggtccgcaccagagttcaaatgagtgttcacaccactccaGATGAACCGAACTATCTGTGGAGGCggaccagggtttgtttaaagcggaccagtgtgaatgtgtcctaAAAGAccttcttttattgtttttcagccattttcttttttagccTTTTACACTGCACAGTCTGCAGCAATAACTCTACAACCTTTACATACACATATCTCTGTCTCTGGCCTAACTATTaataactattttacacattcataagATTTTTTTGTCGGCAGTTGAAAAACCCACAACATCACGTctgtattgcaatgaattgtgggttattaaatcagtgaagtctgcaccccatgCGGACTCTTTGGAAGTCTGTTGGAAGTCCGCTTGAGGCATCTTGTGGACTTGTTGAATTGTGAATTTGGACAGCCCACAAAGTCTgcacatttggattcagccaaaCTGAAAACAGACTGGGAAGGGGAAAAGCTGaaatttggtcagatactataTTGGAGACACTAATCAgtggtgtccaccttgaaactgtgctgattgttcagatcttctgtgctgccggacTGAAGATGTGTGAAACATTCACATCTCAGAATTTGTAGTTTCTCTGCAGCAACATCCGTATGAGTCAGCTGCCAGCattacatatgagtctggacagacatagctataaactgtaactgcaatgtgactggttggtggaggcATACTGTATAACTGTGAGACGGTAATCATTGTTTTACCGTcacatttgttctgttttgaaTCTGTGTCAAACCTATAAAACCTGATCAAAAacgaaaggggaaaaaaataagtttGCACACACATATTCTTCTGTGTctacttttctttgtctccattCAGGGACAACGAAGGAGACCAGAGTCTCTGTGTCCTCACCTTTTGTGGGCTGCTTACGAAATGTGAAGCTTGATGGAAGACCTGTTGCACTGGAGACAGGATCCAGGGTGGTCGGACCTGTCAGCATCAACACATGCCCAGCAGAATAAGACGTGTAATTAACGGGGGACATGCCAACATCTTTCACTCCTCAGAGACATCATTACAAAGTGTGCAGACAGGCTTTGTTGAAACCCACAGATCTTAATTTGAAATTCTAAAACCCAGCGCCCCTTAGCTGCTGTTGCTACACCTGTCAGGTTTTACTATTTCACACCTCACACAGTTTTAACTAATAAAGGAACAGATTTACACCCTGAAATAACTAAACCTCTGTCAAGCTAAATTTAGAAACACGATttcagacagagaaaaacagacttCTCACTTCTACCTGACGACCATTGAACGTCAGCTGAAATGACATCTGTTGCTACCAAATTTAACCAGCTGTAGCTAATTAAGCTAATGTTTAGACAACGTCCTTAGTTGGCTtttttgcctcctgggcactgcagaGGTGCACttaagcaaggcactgaacccccaccTGCTCAGGGTGCCTGTctatgggcagccccctcactgtgacatctctccatttaatgcatgtataggttctgtttgtgcacgtgtgtgtatttcaggtggttcagtggttcccagctggcccagccatggggtccagatttctcctcagtcattaagTCAAGttcccacagtttaatacatgcagcgtcatacttgcatttgaccATGTTTCCTCTATAGcgggaaatggcacttcaaaataaaagctctgtgccagaaattcactgtacatGAAATTAAGAGTGttttttcaaacttgacaaaTTTGTGAGTCACC is part of the Epinephelus moara isolate mb chromosome 10, YSFRI_EMoa_1.0, whole genome shotgun sequence genome and harbors:
- the LOC126397018 gene encoding laminin subunit alpha-4-like, giving the protein MANGKIKMSLGQNRIILHKQQSNDGNWHRVELSVERSTFHLLVDGNRVTDGDLPNNEGSSLNLHNTVYLGGDPRSKTTKGHNIPTNSVIGCIRDFRMNNVVIGEPEESHKILPCMDGLTEMGTYLGGGHIILDNYFSFGSPFALAFELRPQYLTGLLFHVQSHKASFNVFLMENKVGVEVNDGEEAVSVSVTPPENLCDGKFHMVTVSKQRDVIELAVDSMSEQRYIPFTSTSTTLETLYIGGTTKETRVSVSSPFVGCLRNVKLDGRPVALETGSRVVGPVSINTCPAE